DNA from Victivallaceae bacterium:
AAAGCGACGTTTTACAATTAGTTTCCCCGAAGAAACCGAATCGACAATCACCGTTAATTTACTTTTCTCCCATGCATCCGCCGATTTTTATTACAATCTCTTTCCTTTTCTGACCGAGCATAATATCAAAGCCGTATTGGGAGCCTCCCATCGATACCTCACGCCGGAAGATGTCGATAAACCTTCTTTGAAGGTACGTTTGACCGTCCCGGATACCTTGGCTTTTCAAGATGATGTTTTTCCTTTATCCCGTCCTTTCTGTTGTTATCGCGAACTAAGAGAATTAGCTCATTCTTCCGTCATTAAAATTGCCTGTCACGGCAATGAATTGAAAAACTGCGTAACAAGTCCTCAATGTCAAGATAATGAAATTATCCACTCTAAAGAACTCATAGAAAAAATCATTAATCAACCTATTGATTCGTTCGTGTTTCCTTTCGGACGATATAACGGAACGGCCTATCGAAAAGCCGTCTCGCATTATCGATTCCTTTTTGTTAAGGGTAGTGCACTAAATACGAATAGGAGCTCCGGTCTGCTTTTTAGAATTCCGTTAAATGATCCGCTAGCCATTCGCAAAGTTTTTTCTTTAAGAGAAATTCGAAACTATGCAACGAACTTCGTTTATGAAAAATTACGACAATTGGTTAGGTCTTAAGAGACAGTACTATTTCTCTCAAACATTGTGCAAAAAAATCCAAGTCTTCTTCCGTGTTATAAATGCCGAATGAAATTCTACTGACATGAGACAATCCGGCGCGTAGCATAGCCGGTTGGGAACAATGGTTGCCGGTACGCAAAGCAATACCATAATTATTTAAGAATAGACCTACATCAAAGGGATGTAAGTTCTCTATAGAGAAGCTGATCAAAGATCCTCGTCGATCGGGAGATAGCGTCCCTAAAATGTGAAGACCTTCAAAATCGCTCAAAAGATCTAAAGCTTTTTTGACAAGGATCCTTTCCCAGGCAAAAATCGCATCCATACCGAAAGAAGTGACGTAATCGATAGCAGCTCCCAATCCGTGAACGGATGCTATCGAGGGAGTGCCCGCTTCGAATTTCATCGGGGGCTTAGCAAAAATTATGTTCTCCGGATCATACACTTCCACCATATCACCGCCGCCTTCAATCGGAGGCAATCGGTCCAATAATTCGTATTTGCCGTAAAGAACGCCTATCCCGGTGGGCCCGTAAAGCTTATGACCGGAAAATATGTAAAAATCGACATTCGTATCCCTGACGTCTACGGGCACGTGAGGAGCCCCTTGGGCACCGTCTATACATAAAAAAGCTCCATATTTATGGACTAACTCAGCAATCTCCTTTAACGGCTGAATACTTCCGTATACGTTGGATATATGCGGAATACTAACGAAATCGGCTCCTTGCTTTAATAACGATTCCAAATGATCCTTTAAAAGAAAGCCTTCGGAATCCGTCATAATTTGTTTAATTTTTATATTTCGGTATTTTACGGCCAGTTGCCAAGATATGACGTTAGCATGATGTTCGATATCGGAAAGCAAAATACATCCTCCTTCCGGTACTAATTCTTCAACGGCAGATCTGGCTAAAATATTTATTGCGTGAGTACTTCCTCGCATAAATACAATTTCTTCGCTGCGTTCGGCATTCAGAAAATTTCTGATTTTGTCCCTAACTGCGCAATATTTAAAAGAGGCCTCTTGAGATAGTGCATAAGTAGTTCTAAAAACGGTCCCGTAATATTTTCCGTAAAAATCGGAGACAGCCTCTACAACCGAAGCAGGCTTATGAGCCGTTGCCGCCGTATCCAGATAAATCAATGGACGACCGTTAATAAGACGAGAGAACATCGGAAAATCTTTTTTCGTATCAAGCTTCACATTCATCTTCTGCAGTAACACCGTTTAAAAAGGCTTCCTTTAATAATTCGACAATCACTCGCCGCGATAATCCGCGAGCAGATAAATAAGTTATTACAGGCTCTTCGAAGCCCCCTATGGTTGCTCCGTGGGAAGCTTTTACGTTATCGGAAAAAATTTCCAATGACGGCTGCGTTTCAACCAAAGCCTCATCGCTCAAAACTAAGGAATCATGCTTTTGATAAGCTCGTGTCAGTTCGGCAGGAACGTCTACGTATATCCCTCCTCGAAAAACGACTTCGGATCTATCTTCCAATATCGTACGTATGTCTTGTCGAGAAACGGTCTCTCGAGACATATGCTTCATAAATATGTTTATGAACAAACGGTTGCGTTCGATTAAAGAACCTTTCAAAGTAATTTTGCTCTCGGCTCTATCACCCCGCAACATGGTATGACAGTCATAAAAAACCAATCCCTGCGAACCTTTGGACGGAAATAACTCCGTCTTATGGTAGGAATCAGTCATTAATTCCGAAATAAAAGTCCAAATTTCCTCGCGACATTGCCGACTGCCCATAACTTTGACACTACAAGTTCCTCCCTCTTGAACAAAGTAATCGATTTTCCCATTGATACGCCCGGTTTCAAGACCTCGGCAACCTAACGTTCGTAATGTCATTCGAACTTCACAATTTCTACCCACAACGATACACAACCCGGGATGATGTACCTCTCGAGGGTCCGAATAACTATTGATTACTTCGATATCGAATACCTTATCCGAATCATGAAAATAAAGGAATAAACCGTCATTATCCCGATTCTTATGAAATTTTATGAAAGGACTCTCAATCGAATCACCCGGTTTTTCAGTAAAAAAATATTTATAACGAGAAGAAGCTTTACGCCGAGACATGACCGTAACTCCTTCCGGAAGCCTAGAGGATACGGAATCATAAACACCGTTAATCAGAACGCATCGAAATTGAGACTCGTCACATAACCGGGAAAGCTCGCCACATAAGGACACAACCTTACTCGTTAGGGCATTCGCCTCGGTTGCTTCCAACGTTGCAACCCAAGGAATACAACCCATGACATCCGAATATCTGTTTTTCATATTTAACTACCGTATTTTTAATCTGCGGAAACGCAAGAAGAAATAATCAACCGCTCATATCCTTCCGACTCCAAACGCATAATGAGCTCTTGACCTCCGGTCAATACGATCGCACCTTCATTTAAAACGTGTACGTAATCAGGATTAATTTGCTGAGCCATTTGCGGATAATGCGTAATAAATATTAAGGATTTCTCCGGCTCATCTTCATAATATTTATTTAAGGAGTCACAGACAAACTTCATCGCATCGACGTCCAAACCGGAATCCAATTCATCAAGAACGGTAAGAGCAGGTTGCAGTATCAACATCTGTAATAGCTCATGCTTCTTTTTTTCTCCACCGGAGCATCCTTGATTGAAAGATCGTTCCAAAAGAGCATCCGTTTCCTTAAACCCGTAATGTTTTTTCATATCGGACAGACGCACCTGAAATTCGCTTCTCGTCAATACCGGCTCATTACGAAACGCCCGTATATGATTTAAGGATTCGAATAATAAAGTGTTTCCCACAAGCCCTGCAATTTCCGGCGGATTCTGAAAACTGACAAAAAGTCCCGCACCGACTCTCTCTTCCGTTGCTTGCTCCGATAAATCGGACCCGTAAAACGAAATGTGCCCCGAGGAAACTTCAAGACCGGGGTCTCCGAGCAAAATTTTTGCCAAAGTCGATTTACCGGCTCCGTTAGGTCCCATGATCACGTGTTTTTCACCGGGATTGATTCGAAGATTCAAGTTTTTCAAAATTTCGGGACCGTCATTGCACACGACATGCAAATGTTCTATTTCCAGCATCGCTAACCCACACTATTTTCCAATTTCAATAACAAAAGCTTTCTTGACTCCTCAGCAAACTCCAAAGGCAGTTCACTAATGATTTGCGAGCAAAAGCCGTTAACCAGTAAACCGATAGCCTGCTCCGGATTAAAACCGCGACTCTTTAAATAAAACAATTGATCTTCACGAAGACGAGAAGTACTTGCTTCATGTTCCACGGAAGAACGTCCGTTTTGCAACTTAATGACCGGAAAAGTCGTTGCCTGACAACGGTTCCCTATCAACATCGAATCGCATTGCGTATAGTTATGAGAACCGAAAGCTTTTTTCCCCATTGAAACGAGACTGCGAAAAGTATTTTTTGAACAATCCGCCGAAATGCCTTTAGAGATTATCGTAGAGGAAGTGTTCTTGCCTAAATGCACCATTTTAGTTCCGGTATCGGTCTGCATATATCCGTTCGTCAAAGTTACGGAATAGAATTCCCCCACTGAGTTGTCGCCTTTTAAAATACAACTCGGATACTTCCAAGTTATGGCAGCCCCCACTTCTACCTGTATCCAAGAAATCTTGGAAAAATCTCCCTGACAAAGACCCCGTTTGGTCACAAAATTATAAACGCCCCCCCTCCCACCGTCCTTAGAACCCGAAAACCAATTCTGAACCGTAGAATATTTGACATGAGCCTTTTCTTTGACCACAAGTTCCACCACTGCCGCATGTAATTGGTTAGATGAATAAGCAGGTGCGGTACACCCTTCAAGGTAACTGACATAGGCACCTTTTTCGGCAATAATTAAAGTACGTTCGAACTGTCCTGCTTCTTTATCATTGATTCGAAAATAGGTCGATATCTCCATGGGACAACGAACACCTGCAGGGACGAAGACAAATGATCCATCGGTAAAAACCGCTGAATTCAAAGCGGCGAAAAAATTATCCTTATAGGAAACTACGGAACCCAAATATTTTTTGACAAGATCGGGATAAGAACGGGCAGCTTCCGAAAATGAACAAAATATAACCCCGGCATCTTCAAGATTTTTTTTAAAAGTCGTGCCTATCGATACCGAATCAAACACCAAATCCACGGTTACGTTCAATAAACGCTTTTGCTCGTCAATCGGTATGCCTAATTTTTTAAAAGTTTTTAAAATCTCAGGATCGGCATCTTCCAGCTTACCGGTAGCTCCTTTTTGCTTAGGGGCGGAAAAATAAATCAACCGTTCGTAATCAACAGATTGATATTGAAAATTCCCCCATCGAGGTTCTTGAAGAGTCTTCCAATATCGGTAGGCTTTCATTCGAAAATCGGTTAAAAATTCGGGTTCGTTACGGATAGAAGAAATATTTTGAATAATTTCTTCCGAGAGCCCTCTTTGCACTCTTTCACTCTCTACATCCGTAGAAAACCCGTATTTATAGTGCATACGATCATCAAGAAGCTCAGTCACTAAACGATCGTTCATAAAATATCCGAAAAATAATTTTATTGAATCTCAATGATATAACGATATTCTTTTTAGGAAAAGATTTTGTTTTAACACACTATATTGACAGTTATTTAGTTAATAAATTTCATTTTAATTAAATAAAGCATCATTTAAAGACCATTCCTGACTATCCATTAAGGCTTTTTTTAACAAAGGAGCAAATGCAGAGTCCTTCTTCAACAAAAATGCGACTTCTTTTTCGGCTTTTTCAAAATTGCCGTCAAAATAATAAAGATATCCCAATAAATAATGCGCCCTTTCGTGATCAAGATTAATCAATAACGTTTTACCGAAAGCAGATATCGCTTTTTCCCGATCTTTTAAATCCATATAGGATAAGCCCATATAAAAATATGCATCGGCATCATCCGCATTCAAATTTACGGCTTCTTCAAAAGCCTTCAATGCGGTTCGGCTTCTTTGGGAAGTGAGATAACATAGGCCCAAATTATAATGTCCATCGGACAAATCGGGTCTTAATCTTACGACATGTTCATAAGCTTCGGTAGCTTTGGACCAATTTTTATTTTGAGAATATAAAAAGCCGAGCTTAATCCAAGCTTTCCAATAAAGAGGATTTTTATTCACAGCCGTTTCCAGAATGGACAAGGCTTCCTCGTTTTGACCCATCTCTGAAAGTACGGAAGCCTTGTTATACAAACCTTTGTAATTCCACGGTTCCAAAGACAATATCTTATTAAAACAACCCAGAGCTTCATCATATTTTTTCAACTTATCGTAAGCGCATCCCAAACTGAACCAGCACTCGGTATCGTCGGCATGAAGGTCGATATAAATCAAATATTCTTTAATAGCCTCTTCCGTTTTTCCGTTACGATCCAAAGCGACTCCGTAACAATAACGTAAATAACTGTCTTGAGGATCGGAAGCCATTCCTTTTTGACACCACCCCAAAGCTTCCGCGAAACGCCCGGTTTCCAACGCAACAATACCCAAATAACAATAAGCCAAAGAAGCTTCGGGATCTAAAGCAAGCGCCTCAACCAGCGATTTTTCCGCTTCTTCAAATTCTCCGTTTAAAAAATGGTTAATCCCAAGACAAAGGTTTTCTTTCGCCAGATGAATTTTGGAAAATTTATCCATGATCGTCGTTCCCCATAACATTATACAATTTTATGAAGAGCGAAAATCGTGCCGTTATCGTTCGAAACAACAAAAATTATTTCGTTTTTTCATGGATTCCCATTTTTCAATCAATTTTAACGCTAAAGGAGCTGCGTCTCTTCCGAATTCCCCATATCTAAGATACACAACGACAACTAAATCAGGACGAGACAATTCCTTGTCTTCAAAAGAAGCGGCAGCAAAACCGATGTGTTTCAATTTCATAACTCCCTGTCGTAAATCAAGTCCCACTCTTTCCATGACTTCCGCGGTACTCGTCTTACCTATCACTCGCGATAACAGATCGGAAGAAAACATTTGTTTAACGAACCTTGCGGTTCCGTATTCTCCATTAATCACCCGATGCATCCCCCGTTTCAAGATGTCGGATATTTCTTTCGGTAAAAATATCTTTCTTAAAACGACGGGTTCAAAAAACCGCACTTCCGAATCATCTTCTCTTAAAACAATCCTCGGCTTCAAAAGATTTCCTCCGTTCACTAATGAAGAAAGCATTGTTGCCGTTTGCAAAGGCGTTACGACTAAAGAGTGTTGGCCGATCGCCATAGCATATAAACCGGAACGATTATAAGTAATGTCTTCAGGAATTTTTCCGGGATATTCTCCCGGGAGATCGATCCCCGTCTTTTCTCCGAATCCGAAAAGAAGAGCCGCATGACTTAAGTCCTCGGGATCTTCAAGAACATCACCGGCCAAAAGAGCAAAATATGAGTTACTGGACATTTCCAAAGCTCGGATCAAATCCAAACTCCCTCTACCGAAAAAGTCATTTTTGGGCAATCTGCCGCCTTTATAAAAAAGAGGAATGGGATTTCCGTTCGAAAAAAATCCTACATGAGACTGCTTGCCGTCCGTGGTCCCTGATTTACAATCGAAAACGACTAAGGGATTCAGATCTTCGTTCGTATTTTGGATGTTGACGTATCTTTGAGCCAAAGCCGAATAACCGGATACGACTTTAAAAATCGATCCGATAGTCGTAGCTTGTCTGAAAGCATAAGATCGCAAATACCCGTATCCGTAAGAAGGATAAAACAAAGCTGCTAAATCCTTTTCAAGCTGCGGTTTGTTCCCCACAATCGAAACGGAATATTTACCTAAAAGAGGGCGCGTCAATTCCGAAAATTCCCTGAATAACTTAAAATAATCTTCAAAATTTTCGATTGGTAATCCCGCCAGATGCTTTTTCAAATCGATATAATGAGGATGCCAATGCAAAGCCGTATGAGCTCCGGCAGCAAGCTCCCGTCGCCAAATCGACAAAATATTGAAATAAGGCCACATATCCTTATCTTCTTCGATTGAACATCCGGTTAGAAAAAAAAGAATGAAATCTTTTTCGTGTGTCGTCCAAAAATCTTCAAATAAACGTCGTTTTTGTTGATCCAAACAATCCGTATAAGGAGAGGAATATTTTTTCCCGGCAGCGACTTCCCGTCGTCTGTATTCCGACAGATGTTCCGCAAAATGTTTATTACGCCAATCACTGAAGTGACGTTCGCAAAAAACATCCTTAATAATCGATCGACATATATGCCTTACCGATATGAAACATCCTTCCGTTTGTCGAAATTCGGCTAAAGACATATCTCCTATTACCGATAATAAATCGGAAGTCATGCGTTCTTCGGAAATAATCAGACGATAAAGATCGGTTAATAACAACTTGTCGTAATTCAAAAGCAATTTATCGAATACGGGTCGTAAAGCAACGACGATATCTTCTATGTCCGAATAATGAAACGCATACCGTTTTTCGAAAAACTCTTTCTCTTGCAAAGAACATATTTCTCCGATCCGTATATGTTTATCGTCATTACCGAAAATCCCGTCAAGAATCACTGAAAGGGGTAATTTTATCGATTCATCAAAAAAAAATTCAGTTAATCGTTTCATTTTCCTTTGAACGAAAACGGCATGCGCTAAAGAATCATACGATTTAAAAACCTGTTTTACCGAAGATTGATCCGATAAAATCAAATCGAGATAGTTACCTAAATTCAGCTCCAAACATTCATCATAAACACGCCCGGTCAAGGAGTCTCTTTTTTCTCGAATCAAAAACTTCTTAAAATCATAAATTTCGGCTATATGCTCTTCCGTTTCCAACCATCTTCTTAAAGCCCCCCAATTATCCTCCACATAATCCAAATCATTTCTTTTCAAAGACACAAAATCATTCGGATCGTGACGAGGAGATGAAGCCATAGCCAAAACATCTCCCGTATTAGGATCCAAAGCTATAACGGCACCTCCTTTGATCCAAGGAACCAGCGGAGGTATTTTATTTTTTTTCTTTAAAGATTCCGTCGTTCGTACGGAATTACCGCTTTCATGTTCGAGAAGTAATCGTTCCGCAAATTCCTGCAACTCCGAAGACAAAGACAAAATCAACTTGTTCCCGGGAACGACTGCGGAACTTTTTTCCAATTCTCGGATAAAATTTCCTCTTCTGTCTATAAGATAGTGCCGTTTCCCCGGCATACCTCTTAAGGAAGTGTCATACGTATTTTCGATTCCTGCTTTTCCGATTAAATCATGAATACCGTATGAAGCCTTTTCCAATTTATCCAATTGAGCACAAACTTCATCCATATTGATGCAACCTTTAGGCAATTCAATATCTTCACCTTCTTCCCAAGCCCGTACGAACTCTCTGAAATAACTGAGTTTTTGAGTGATTCCGTTGTATTCGCTTCGACTGATCGGACCTATATGTCCAATTACGTCTCCGGCAATTTTTCCTAAAGGATAATACCTTCGTGAAGCAATCTCACCGTTTAAGCCGGGCCAATCTTTTTCCAAACTTTTAATACGATAATATTCTTTTTCCGAAATGCCTTCCTTGATTAAGCAGGGAATGTTACCTAAAACGGAAGCCTTAGCCTTAATAATATCTTCTATGAATAAACGATCGATGTTCAGTTCTTTAGCCAATAATTGAGCCAAACATGTGATATACGATTGTCGAACGAAAATTTTCGTTTTCGTCCCATCCGAATTTTTCTTCCATATTCTTGCGGGAAGATCTCGAATCAAACCGTATGAAATCGTCACGTTATATTGCGGTTTATTAATGGCTAAAGTAATTCCGTCACGATCGACGATCGTAGCTCTATTGACCTTCCGAAGCACGGATCTGATTTGCGGTTTATAGGCTTCTGCTAACTTTTGATTGTGTTGTACGATCGAAAGATGCCATACGCGAAAAATCATCATAAATAAAATGATCGACGTGACTGTCAACAATCCATTAAGTTTGTCTGAAAAAGAAGTGGGTTTTTCGGATTTAAACCATTTCATCATTCGATCGAAACTGCGTTTGCAAAAGAACTAGTTTATTCATAATAAAAGACATATCCATTCAGAAGCCTATACGAAGACGTTTTCTAAGAAACGACTTTTTTTTCCAATGACACCGAAGGATTAAATTTTTGCAACTTAAAATACTATTCCTTTCTTTACTATAAAAATAAAAATTTGTTACGATTTGGTTTGGCGGGCTTGGTGCTCACGCCATGGCGTTGTGTATACTCTTGCAAAGCATCTAAAAAGATGGATTACAGTAGAATCAGAGTTATTTTTATAGACAACTGCTTGAAATCAGATATAGAGCATTAGAAATGATGTACTATGAATTAAGAGAAAAATCTTTTAGAGGTAATTATGAAAAAACTCTTTGTGACAGCTTTAGCTGCTGCATTTGTCGCTGGCGCTTCCGTACAAGCCTTGCCTGTAGGAAATCCTAGTGAAGCCAGTTCTTTAATCGACGGTATTTTTTGGGAAGGCGTTGCCGGTGATCCTTGCGACCCTTGCGCCACTTGGTGTGATTCCGTCAGTTTAAGAGCCGGTTTCTACGGAGACTACGTATTCAACCGTCTTTTTACTACGAATGTTCCCGAGCAGATTACCGGGTTTCCTGACAAATTTCTCACTACAGGTTTCCCTACTACCGTTACAACCAACCCTAACGCTGCTTATGATAAAGACATGTTCGACTCCAATTTATTCACGAATGCCGGTTACATTGCCTTGAATATTTGGGACCGTTTCGATGTGTTTACGACTTTAGGTGCCACCTCGGCCTACGTAAGAGGATGTTCCTCAGCATTTAACTTGGTAGGTACTTATGATGAGGCTTTCGCGGCTGGGACGACTATAGTTAACCAAGCTATTAATAACGGGGACGTTGAAATCTACACGAATGCCGATTTTTCCTGGAGTATCGGAGCTAAAGGTTCTCTATGGGAATGCGGATGCGCCACTTTAGGAGCTGAATTTCAGTATGCTAAAGCTTATCCCAACGTATCTCAACTGAACGTAGAGTCCAATCTTGCGCAGTTCCAAATTAGTAATCCTATGGGATATGTTGCTGCGGAAATGAATGACGCAATACTTCCCGTTCTAGCTACGACACCTCCTAATAAAAAAGCTAAAATCAATTACAACGAATGGCAAGCCGGTTTAGGATTTTCTTATCGTGTGAATTCCGTCACTCCTTATGTAGCCGTAAAATGGGCCAAAGCCAACTTTAAAATGGACGGGTTGGTCATTCCTCAACCTGCTGGTGTAGCACCCAATCCATCGGCACCACCTGCTCCGAACGCAGCTCCAGCTGTTAACGAAGTCTTCCAAGGAGTTTGTTTGAGACTGAACAACTTAAAATCCAAAAAATCTTGCGGTATAGCTATCGGAGCTACTTTAATCGATGCCGACAAAGTATCCATTACTGCCGAAGCTCGTTTGATTGACGAAAGAGCCGTTCACGTTAACGGTCAATTCAGATTCTAAGTTTAGAGAATCATTTGGTTTCATTTGTTATCGGGATGGGTTTGTTACCTGTCCCGTTTTTTTTTTGTCAAAAATCCGGAATAAATATCTGGCATTTATAATGTATTTTTTTTATAGAAAAAGAAATTCTGTTATCAATTAAAGGCCACTATGAGGAAATTGTTCTTTATCACGTCTCTGGCTCTGTTTGGAGCTACCTATTCTTTACAAGCACTTCCTTTGGGAAATCCCGATGCCGCAGGGCTTCTTCAATCCGGGCTTGTGTGGGATTCTTATGAATGTGCCTCAGATATGGTTGACGGTTTGTGTTGTAGTGACATCTGTTGTCGCGAAGATTGCAATTCAAATTTCTGCGATATTCTGAATTGTCAGCTCGGATTTTATGGCGACTATGTGATCGACAGAGATCTCAAAACAAATGTAGCCCCAACTTCCCGACTACCGAATACGATAGCCACTGCCGCTCCTACAACCCTTATACCTAACGTTGCTTACAATCAAGAAATGTCCGTAGCTCGTATGTTCACTAATGCGGGTTCTTTGACTTTAAATATTTGTCAACGACTCGATCTATACGGTACGATCGGCACGACAAATATGCATTTGCAAGGACCATCTACGGCGTTTAATTTATCCGGAGTTATCGGAACCGTCTTTACGGCCGGAACAAGTGGATTGGAAGATGCCATTAATAATTCGGTCATTGAGATTGATTCAAGAACGGATTTGTGCTGGAGCATAGGTGCGCGAGCTACCGTTCTACGATGCAGCAATTTTTCTTTAGGAGCCGAAGGGCAATATTTCGAAAATCGATCCAAAATCGATACTTTGAACATACTTTCCAACTCAGCACAATTTTATCTTATCAATCCTAAAGGATTTGCTGCTAAACAAATAGCAACCAATGTCTTGCCTGCCACCGCTCCCACAAAACGCGCTCCCTTAAAATATGACGAATGGCAATTCGGGGCAGGTGCTGCCTGGAAAATCGGAGTTTTCGTCCCCTATATAGGAATGAAATGGTCGAAAGCCAATTGCAAAATGGAAAACGTAACGGTGCCTCAACCCATAGGCAATCTGGCTAACCTTTATATCCCTGCCACTCCGGGAGTCGACCCGGCCACAACAGCGAATCAAGATTTTAGAGGCGTCTGCGTAAAATTGAATAATCTAAAAGTTCGTCAACATTGGGGGGTGGTTGCAGGAAGCACATTAGTAGACTCTCAAAAAATGCTTCTTTCCCTTGAAGCGCGTTTCATTGACGAATTAGCTTTTCATGTTAACGGAAAGATTAGGTTTTAATTAAACAAATCCAAGGGCCTTGCATGCTTGAACCGATACAAACGTTTTTGAAAACGGGACTCGTCATTATGGCCTGTTGTTTAACTTCTTTTCTTCAAGCTCTTCCCGTCGGTAATCCGGCAGAAATCGGAGCTTTATGGGACGGTGCCATATTCTCGCAAGATTATTCGAATGAAACCGCATCTCCGACTGCTTCTTTTTTGCATCTTAAAAGCGGTTTTTACGGAAACTATGTTTTTAACCGCTTCTTAAAAACCGATACGGCATCGACTACTTCCATTATCGACAGGCTTTCAAATACCGGACAGGTGCCGATCCCGGGAACGCAATACCCTAATGCCGCTTTAAATAAAAATATGTATGACAGCGAATCCATTAGTAATGCGGTCTACATCGGACTGAATTTTAAAAATCGATTGGAATTTTTCGGAACGTTCGGAGCTACTCACGAAAGAATTGAAGGTCCCTCTTCGGCTTTCAATTTAGTCGGTACCTTTTCTAAAACTGCCATTACTCCCGGATCGACTCCTTTAAACGATGCCGTAAACAACGGAAGTATTAAAATCCGTACCGATTCCGATTTTGCTTGGAGTTCCGGAACTAAACTGGCGATTATAAAATCGGATTATTTCACGATAGCCGCATCTTTTCAGTACGGCAGTTGCAATCCCAATATCAATCATATCGACGTTTATTCCGATGTGACTAATTTTACCATCGAAGATCCTTTGGGCTATGAATCGACGGTTTTGAATAACGGTATCCTTGTCGATACTTTAACGACTCCACCAACTCGAAGAGCTCGAATTAAATCTAAAGAATGGCAAGGCTCTCTAGGTTTATCTTCGAGACTCAATGATTTTATACCTTATATTGCTTTTAAGTTATCCGGAGTCAATCTTGACGGAAAGGAATTGGTTATTCCGAAACCCGTTTCGGCAGTAAATTTAAATTCTTTTTCCGCATTAACAAGTAATGCCAATACCCTGGATTCCGGAGGATTTCATTCGGTATGTCTTAAGCTCAATAAACTAAA
Protein-coding regions in this window:
- a CDS encoding penicillin-binding transpeptidase domain-containing protein, which gives rise to MMKWFKSEKPTSFSDKLNGLLTVTSIILFMMIFRVWHLSIVQHNQKLAEAYKPQIRSVLRKVNRATIVDRDGITLAINKPQYNVTISYGLIRDLPARIWKKNSDGTKTKIFVRQSYITCLAQLLAKELNIDRLFIEDIIKAKASVLGNIPCLIKEGISEKEYYRIKSLEKDWPGLNGEIASRRYYPLGKIAGDVIGHIGPISRSEYNGITQKLSYFREFVRAWEEGEDIELPKGCINMDEVCAQLDKLEKASYGIHDLIGKAGIENTYDTSLRGMPGKRHYLIDRRGNFIRELEKSSAVVPGNKLILSLSSELQEFAERLLLEHESGNSVRTTESLKKKNKIPPLVPWIKGGAVIALDPNTGDVLAMASSPRHDPNDFVSLKRNDLDYVEDNWGALRRWLETEEHIAEIYDFKKFLIREKRDSLTGRVYDECLELNLGNYLDLILSDQSSVKQVFKSYDSLAHAVFVQRKMKRLTEFFFDESIKLPLSVILDGIFGNDDKHIRIGEICSLQEKEFFEKRYAFHYSDIEDIVVALRPVFDKLLLNYDKLLLTDLYRLIISEERMTSDLLSVIGDMSLAEFRQTEGCFISVRHICRSIIKDVFCERHFSDWRNKHFAEHLSEYRRREVAAGKKYSSPYTDCLDQQKRRLFEDFWTTHEKDFILFFLTGCSIEEDKDMWPYFNILSIWRRELAAGAHTALHWHPHYIDLKKHLAGLPIENFEDYFKLFREFSELTRPLLGKYSVSIVGNKPQLEKDLAALFYPSYGYGYLRSYAFRQATTIGSIFKVVSGYSALAQRYVNIQNTNEDLNPLVVFDCKSGTTDGKQSHVGFFSNGNPIPLFYKGGRLPKNDFFGRGSLDLIRALEMSSNSYFALLAGDVLEDPEDLSHAALLFGFGEKTGIDLPGEYPGKIPEDITYNRSGLYAMAIGQHSLVVTPLQTATMLSSLVNGGNLLKPRIVLREDDSEVRFFEPVVLRKIFLPKEISDILKRGMHRVINGEYGTARFVKQMFSSDLLSRVIGKTSTAEVMERVGLDLRQGVMKLKHIGFAAASFEDKELSRPDLVVVVYLRYGEFGRDAAPLALKLIEKWESMKKRNNFCCFER